One region of Cherax quadricarinatus isolate ZL_2023a chromosome 93, ASM3850222v1, whole genome shotgun sequence genomic DNA includes:
- the LOC128703448 gene encoding eukaryotic translation initiation factor 2 subunit 2: MADEEFIFDPSLKKKKKKKTGFNLDAALADSSGTLPVEPAPTPENGEVPEVKEITPETDDMEMFGKKKSKKMKKKMFNLDELSEALPETKESGVTSGDDRYPVTIQPAEVDDFDLDMDFSKAKKKKPKKKKGLVDLIAKDESVIDSDDKELETGDGCLGSEHDYTYDELLERAFNQLREKNPEMATGEKKKFVMKPPQVVRIGSKKTAFANFAEICRLLHRMPKHVLQFLLAELGTSGSIDGSNQLIIKGRFQQKQIENVLRRYIKEYVTCHTCRSPDTILQKDARLYFLQCEQCNSRCSVAPIKSGFQAVANKQQRQAIRASKN; the protein is encoded by the coding sequence ATGGCTGACGAGGAGTTTATCTTTGATCCCAGcttgaagaaaaagaaaaagaagaagactgGGTTTAATCTTGATGCAGCCTTAGCAGATAGCAGTGGCACCCTTCCTGTTGAACCTGCACCCACTCCAGAAAATGGAGAAGTTCCTGAAGTCAAGGAGATCACACCTGAAACAGATGATATGGAAATGTTTGGAAAAAAGAAGAGTAAGAAGATGAAGAAAAAAATGTTTAATTTAGATGAGTTAAGTGAAGCATTGCCAGAGACTAAGGAAAGTGGCGTTACTTCTGGAGATGATCGGTATCCTGTCACAATTCAACCAGCTGAAGTTGATGACTTTGATCTtgacatggacttcagtaaagccaAGAAGAAAAAgcctaaaaagaaaaaggggCTAGTTGACCTCATTGCTAAAGATGAATCTGTAATAGACAGCGATGACAAAGAATTAGAGACTGGGGATGGATGTTTAGGTAGTGAACATGATTACACGTATGATGAATTATTGGAACGTGCATTTAATCAACTCCGAGAAAAAAATCCAGAGATGGCTACAGGTGAAAAGAAAAAGTTTGTCATGAAACCACCACAGGTTGTGAGGATTGGGTCAAAGAAAACAGCTTTTGCCAACTTTGCAGAAATATGTCGGCTCCTTCACAGAATGCCCAAACATGTATTGCAGTTTCTCCTTGCTGAATTGGGTACATCAGGAAGTATTGATGGTAGTAATCAGTTGATCATCAAAGGACGATTTCAGCAAAAACAGATAGAAAATGTACTTAGGAGATACATTAAAGAATACGTAACATGCCACACATGCCGATCACCAGACACGATCCTCCAGAAGGATGCACGCCTCTATTTTCTTCAGTGTGAACAGTGTAATTCCAGGTGTTCTGTTGCTCCCATTAAGTCTGGTTTCCAGGCTGTGGCCAATAAGCAACAGAGACAGGCCATCAGAGCAAGCAAAAATTAG